One Synergistales bacterium genomic region harbors:
- a CDS encoding PAS domain S-box protein, producing MEKQFYEQIVQSAPFGYAYHRIVNDGSGTPVDALFLEVNHAFERCTGLCAADVVGRRATEVFPGIEEDSFDWLSVFGEVAAGAGEREFEAFSRLLGRTFQVSLFSPRENHCVALFMDCTEREELKRTKERLSLAMDAVEHGFWDWSLESGEIYLSSSTFAMLGYPAEEASLSRDELADMLHPDDRDTVLSQMERYVRLAMGFSVAFRMRCGDGGWRWVSWRGKSSKRDGPGRSRRATGVCVQIDTLKRKYGQLRQAHRMAGMGHWEFRHAAGRPEWSEELVDLFSLDREHAEPTHRSFLERVHPEDRRQVASMWKGCMEGTSVSGTEYRLQTEDGGFRWLTEQCTTECDRRGNPVRTVGVVQDITEKKQREERIQHLNQVLRAIRGVNQLITHEKDRDRLLDEACVVLVASRGYNHAWIVLVEGGRPVEPFFHAGFQGGFAPMAERLRAGEIPSRAREALAAGGAFVVDDPAETCADCPLAEAYEGSAGLTVRLARESRVYGWLNVALPRAFARDSEEHRLLLEVADDLAYALHSLEVQAEREAIAREYREVLSTTSDPIFVTDEQGTITLLNPAAERLFNVSPGEALGTHLSRFCPEDLTEEQRRMMERTMRAGSIVAYETERITSDGRRFPVEMTANARYDEEGRVKGVIGILRDITQRIETEEQLRAGEEAALAASRAKSEFLATMSHEIRTPLNGVIGMTGLLQDTRLTAEQRRYAEIVRASGESLLHLINDILDYSKIEAGKLTLEELDFDLGKLVEDCAAAMALSAHRKGLELVCTLDPGVPAALRGDPGRLRQVLANLVSNAVKFTEEGEVVVRGSLVEQSEEEACLSFSVRDTGIGLPPEKRGTLFEEFTQGDASTTRKSEGTGLGLSISKRLVEMMGGEIGVESTPGVGSEFWFTLCLARQTGVEGKAPPRALQGVRLLIADGSDANRSALRLQSEAWGMRTAEARSGAEALQLLAEADRAGDPFEAMVLDRHMPDMDGAEVVDALWEEERLSGTGLVLTTVLGGGEEVPSHVAERCDAFLTKPVRHRELQSLLVEVVTGAVEARPKGEAAGHDAEDAVARLRGRKGRVLVAEDNSTNQKVALNILEKLGQSADAVSSGTEAVDVLRQIPYDIVLMDVQMPDMDGLETTRRIRVSTLADGNAGIPVVAMTAYAMQGDRERCLQAGMDDYIPKPVSTQAVAAVLAKWLPEDGVPVAARQQEVREPHPPTDTGRVGAPAGVAAEGKTASAEDGTEGQQVRPQGTGSPPAEAPPLWDRRDLLRQMMDDEEAVREIAEIFLEDAPERLQAIREALERD from the coding sequence ATGGAAAAGCAGTTCTACGAACAGATTGTCCAGTCCGCCCCTTTCGGCTACGCCTACCACCGCATCGTGAATGACGGGAGCGGCACACCTGTGGATGCGCTCTTTCTCGAGGTCAACCACGCCTTCGAGCGCTGTACGGGCCTGTGCGCCGCCGATGTGGTGGGAAGAAGAGCCACCGAGGTGTTTCCGGGCATAGAGGAGGACAGTTTCGACTGGCTGTCCGTCTTCGGGGAGGTGGCCGCCGGTGCCGGCGAACGGGAATTCGAAGCCTTCTCCAGGCTGCTGGGACGCACTTTTCAGGTCAGTCTCTTTTCACCCCGGGAGAATCACTGTGTCGCGCTGTTTATGGATTGCACCGAAAGAGAGGAGCTGAAGCGCACCAAGGAGCGGCTCTCTCTGGCCATGGACGCCGTGGAGCACGGGTTCTGGGACTGGAGTCTCGAGTCCGGAGAGATCTATCTCAGCTCATCCACCTTTGCCATGCTTGGCTACCCAGCGGAGGAAGCCTCCCTTTCCCGGGACGAGCTTGCCGATATGCTCCACCCCGATGACCGTGATACCGTGCTGTCGCAGATGGAACGCTACGTGCGCCTGGCGATGGGCTTTTCCGTCGCTTTCCGGATGCGGTGCGGCGACGGCGGGTGGCGGTGGGTCTCCTGGCGCGGCAAGAGTTCCAAGCGCGATGGCCCCGGGCGATCCCGCCGCGCCACCGGCGTCTGTGTGCAGATCGATACGCTGAAGAGAAAATACGGCCAGCTCCGGCAGGCCCACAGGATGGCCGGCATGGGACACTGGGAGTTCCGGCACGCGGCGGGACGCCCGGAGTGGAGCGAGGAGCTCGTCGATCTCTTCAGTCTCGACCGGGAACATGCCGAACCCACGCACCGGTCCTTTCTGGAACGCGTGCATCCCGAGGACAGACGGCAGGTGGCCTCGATGTGGAAGGGCTGTATGGAGGGCACGTCGGTCTCCGGAACGGAATATCGGCTCCAGACGGAGGATGGAGGGTTCCGGTGGCTGACCGAACAGTGCACCACGGAATGTGACCGCCGGGGCAATCCCGTGCGCACCGTCGGTGTGGTGCAGGATATCACCGAAAAGAAGCAGCGTGAAGAGCGCATCCAGCACCTGAATCAGGTGCTGCGCGCTATCCGTGGGGTCAACCAGCTCATCACCCACGAGAAAGACCGGGATCGCCTCCTTGACGAAGCCTGTGTCGTCCTGGTGGCCTCCCGGGGATACAACCACGCCTGGATCGTTCTGGTGGAGGGCGGGAGGCCGGTGGAGCCCTTCTTCCACGCCGGGTTCCAGGGAGGCTTCGCCCCCATGGCCGAGCGCCTCCGCGCCGGCGAGATCCCTTCCCGTGCCCGGGAGGCGCTTGCCGCCGGGGGTGCCTTTGTGGTGGACGATCCGGCCGAGACCTGTGCCGATTGCCCGCTGGCGGAGGCCTACGAGGGGAGTGCCGGCCTGACGGTGCGGCTGGCCCGCGAATCCAGGGTGTACGGCTGGCTGAATGTGGCCCTGCCCAGGGCCTTCGCCCGCGACAGCGAGGAGCACCGACTTCTGCTGGAGGTGGCCGACGACCTCGCCTATGCCCTCCATTCCCTGGAGGTACAGGCGGAACGCGAGGCCATCGCCCGGGAATACCGGGAGGTGCTGTCCACCACCAGTGATCCCATCTTCGTGACCGACGAGCAGGGCACCATCACCCTGCTCAATCCGGCGGCGGAGCGTCTTTTCAATGTCTCCCCCGGCGAGGCGCTGGGGACCCATCTCTCCCGCTTCTGTCCGGAGGACCTGACGGAGGAGCAGCGCCGGATGATGGAACGGACCATGCGGGCAGGCTCCATCGTTGCCTACGAGACGGAGCGGATCACCTCCGACGGCAGGCGTTTCCCCGTTGAGATGACCGCCAACGCCCGCTACGACGAAGAGGGTCGGGTCAAGGGGGTCATCGGGATCCTGCGGGACATCACCCAGCGGATCGAGACGGAGGAGCAGCTGAGGGCCGGCGAGGAGGCCGCTCTGGCGGCCAGCAGGGCGAAAAGCGAGTTTCTGGCCACCATGAGCCACGAGATCCGCACCCCCCTCAACGGGGTCATCGGGATGACCGGCCTGCTGCAGGACACCCGGTTGACGGCGGAACAGCGGCGCTATGCGGAGATTGTCCGGGCGAGCGGCGAGTCGCTGCTGCATCTCATCAATGACATCCTGGACTACTCCAAGATCGAGGCGGGGAAACTGACCCTGGAGGAGCTGGATTTCGACCTGGGGAAACTCGTTGAGGACTGCGCTGCGGCCATGGCGCTGAGCGCCCACAGGAAGGGGCTTGAGCTGGTCTGTACGCTTGACCCGGGGGTCCCCGCCGCGCTCCGGGGCGACCCCGGGCGGCTGCGTCAGGTCCTCGCCAATCTGGTGAGCAATGCCGTGAAGTTCACCGAAGAGGGCGAGGTGGTTGTGCGGGGTTCGCTGGTGGAGCAGAGCGAAGAGGAGGCCTGCCTCTCCTTCTCGGTACGCGATACGGGCATCGGCCTTCCCCCGGAGAAACGCGGTACCCTCTTCGAGGAGTTCACCCAGGGGGATGCCTCGACGACCCGCAAGAGCGAAGGAACCGGCCTGGGGCTTTCCATCTCCAAACGACTGGTGGAGATGATGGGCGGCGAGATCGGTGTGGAGAGCACCCCCGGCGTGGGATCGGAGTTCTGGTTCACCCTGTGCCTGGCCAGGCAGACCGGCGTGGAAGGGAAGGCCCCGCCGAGAGCGCTCCAGGGGGTGCGTCTGCTCATTGCCGACGGCAGTGATGCCAACCGCAGCGCACTGCGGTTGCAGAGCGAGGCCTGGGGAATGCGGACCGCAGAGGCCCGAAGCGGTGCCGAGGCCCTCCAGCTGCTGGCGGAGGCGGACAGAGCGGGGGATCCCTTTGAGGCGATGGTGCTCGACAGGCACATGCCCGACATGGACGGTGCCGAGGTGGTGGACGCCCTTTGGGAGGAAGAGCGCCTTTCCGGGACAGGCCTTGTGCTCACCACCGTTCTGGGAGGCGGCGAAGAGGTGCCTTCCCACGTGGCCGAGCGTTGTGATGCCTTCCTGACCAAGCCGGTCCGCCACCGGGAGCTGCAGAGTCTGCTTGTGGAGGTGGTGACCGGGGCGGTGGAAGCACGACCGAAGGGGGAAGCCGCCGGCCACGATGCGGAAGACGCCGTGGCCCGTCTCAGGGGGCGGAAGGGTCGCGTCCTGGTGGCCGAGGACAACAGCACCAACCAGAAGGTGGCCCTGAACATCCTGGAGAAGCTCGGCCAGTCGGCCGACGCCGTATCGAGCGGAACGGAGGCGGTGGATGTGCTGCGGCAGATCCCCTACGACATCGTCTTGATGGATGTGCAGATGCCCGACATGGACGGACTGGAGACCACCCGGCGGATCCGGGTGTCCACCCTGGCGGACGGCAATGCCGGGATCCCTGTTGTGGCCATGACCGCCTACGCCATGCAGGGTGACCGGGAACGCTGCCTCCAGGCGGGCATGGACGACTACATTCCGAAGCCTGTCTCCACCCAGGCCGTGGCGGCGGTGCTGGCCAAGTGGCTGCCGGAGGACGGTGTCCCTGTGGCGGCGCGGCAGCAGGAGGTGCGTGAACCGCATCCGCCAACCGATACAGGCCGTGTTGGCGCACCCGCCGGGGTGGCGGCAGAGGGAAAGACGGCTTCAGCGGAAGACGGAACAGAGGGGCAGCAGGTTCGGCCCCAGGGCACCGGCAGCCCCCCAGCGGAGGCCCCGCCCCTCTGGGACCGCCGGGATCTGCTGCGGCAGATGATGGATGACGAGGAGGCGGTGCGGGAGATCGCCGAGATCTTTCTGGAGGATGCCCCCGAGCGGCTCCAGGCGATCCGCGAGGCCCTGGAACGCGATG
- a CDS encoding tRNA-binding protein has translation MTAMETISWEDFEKVELRVGIIVAAEAFPEARKPAYRLRVDFGGEIGVRRSSARITDLYSPGELVGRRVVAVVNFPPKQIGPVRSECLVTGFPDEEGRIVLCVPDRAVPQGSRLM, from the coding sequence ATGACGGCCATGGAAACCATTTCCTGGGAGGATTTCGAAAAGGTGGAGCTGCGGGTAGGGATCATCGTCGCCGCCGAAGCCTTCCCGGAGGCCCGGAAACCGGCCTACAGGCTCCGGGTGGACTTCGGCGGCGAGATCGGTGTCAGGCGATCCAGCGCCCGGATCACCGATCTCTATAGCCCCGGGGAGCTTGTCGGGCGCCGGGTGGTGGCGGTGGTGAACTTCCCGCCCAAGCAGATCGGCCCGGTACGGTCGGAGTGCCTGGTGACAGGCTTCCCCGATGAGGAGGGACGGATCGTTCTCTGTGTTCCCGACAGAGCCGTCCCGCAGGGCAGCAGGCTGATGTGA